A single region of the Chitinophaga niabensis genome encodes:
- a CDS encoding ABC transporter permease, translating into MIRNYIKVAIRHLLRNKGITVINVAGLAIGMACCILIVLFIRDELSYNRFHVNSENIYRLNSVAQHKDGQADRMGVSQFGAGPALREESSRVKDAVRFYTTYNVIISKGADKFKQDQISYADAGFLKMFSFPMVSGNPATALKEPYTGVLTESAAKKYFGNEDPVGKSIRFQDAFDCQITGVVKDVPSNSDIKFDVLLSMETWRQNVIKAGGKPEGSWYGFSDNYTFVLLDPGITPAMMDGELKVFVTKHIGEIAKRLGETFSYELQPLANIHMRPNGDNAALDKTPKLYLYGAIGLFIILIACINFMNLVTARAHERAMEVGLRKVMGAERKALIIQFLVESILVSMLSFLFALLLAQIMLPGFNYATDKTLSLFSLQNISLFSTLLLLSMVVGLLAGSYPALYLSGFLPVRILKGGLKSAGTKSLFRKALVVSQFTIAIALIISTVVIYLQLRYLQQKDLGYDKTGLVNFYLNNDKQANSRETFKAEVEKLPFVKNTSYTSAAVGDGPNNANPVGIEGSLEEDSKVAYIVYADFSYFTNLGIKMAEGRDFDTRFPTDSLDAFVINKSAVKKFGLTKPIGSRLEWRGSNEPRKGTVIGVVEDFNFESLRLPVGPMLAMIRPGYARVLTVRLESGDRQAQLAGIETLWNKMMPAFPFNYSFVENSLAGEYKQEQRDGSLFGAYAGLAIVIACMGLFGLAMLVARQRTKEIGIRKVLGASITSITALLSKDFIQLVFIAILIASPIAWYGMDKWLQEFAFHVPMPWWAFAAAGAGALIIALVTISFQSVKAALLNPVKSLKSE; encoded by the coding sequence ATGATCAGGAATTACATTAAAGTAGCCATTCGCCACCTGCTGCGTAATAAAGGCATTACTGTTATCAATGTTGCAGGCCTTGCTATCGGAATGGCCTGCTGTATCCTGATCGTGCTTTTCATCAGAGATGAATTAAGCTATAACCGTTTTCATGTAAACAGCGAGAATATCTATCGCCTCAATAGTGTGGCGCAGCATAAGGATGGGCAGGCAGATCGCATGGGCGTCTCCCAGTTTGGTGCAGGACCCGCCCTGCGGGAAGAGTCTTCCCGGGTCAAAGATGCGGTAAGGTTCTACACCACATACAATGTGATCATTTCAAAAGGCGCCGATAAGTTTAAGCAAGACCAGATCTCTTACGCCGATGCGGGCTTCCTGAAAATGTTCTCCTTCCCGATGGTATCTGGTAACCCTGCCACCGCATTAAAAGAACCCTATACCGGTGTGTTAACTGAATCTGCAGCAAAAAAATATTTCGGGAACGAAGATCCTGTAGGGAAATCCATCCGTTTCCAGGATGCTTTTGACTGCCAGATCACCGGCGTGGTTAAAGATGTTCCTTCTAATTCTGATATAAAGTTCGACGTACTGCTTTCTATGGAAACATGGCGGCAGAACGTGATAAAAGCAGGTGGGAAACCAGAGGGAAGCTGGTACGGCTTCTCCGATAACTATACTTTTGTTCTCCTGGATCCGGGCATAACACCTGCCATGATGGATGGAGAACTGAAAGTATTTGTGACAAAACATATTGGCGAAATTGCTAAACGGCTGGGAGAAACATTCAGTTATGAACTGCAACCACTTGCCAATATACATATGCGGCCTAATGGGGATAATGCGGCGCTGGATAAAACACCTAAGTTATATCTCTACGGCGCCATAGGATTATTTATCATCCTGATCGCCTGCATCAACTTTATGAACCTTGTAACGGCCCGTGCACATGAAAGGGCCATGGAAGTAGGATTGCGAAAAGTAATGGGGGCAGAAAGAAAAGCATTGATCATACAATTCCTGGTGGAATCCATATTGGTGAGCATGCTGTCTTTCCTGTTCGCCCTGCTGCTGGCGCAGATCATGTTACCCGGTTTTAATTACGCGACAGACAAAACCCTGTCTTTGTTCTCCCTGCAAAATATTTCGCTGTTCAGTACTTTACTGCTGCTTTCCATGGTAGTTGGCCTGCTGGCAGGCAGTTACCCGGCCTTATACCTTTCCGGATTTTTACCTGTACGTATTCTGAAAGGAGGGCTTAAAAGTGCCGGCACAAAATCCCTGTTCAGGAAAGCACTGGTAGTATCACAATTCACTATCGCCATTGCACTCATCATTTCAACCGTAGTGATCTACCTGCAGCTCAGGTACCTTCAGCAGAAGGACCTGGGATATGATAAAACAGGATTGGTGAATTTTTATCTTAATAACGACAAACAGGCAAACAGCCGTGAAACGTTTAAAGCCGAGGTTGAAAAGTTACCTTTTGTAAAGAACACCTCTTATACCAGTGCTGCAGTGGGAGATGGCCCGAACAATGCAAACCCTGTTGGAATAGAAGGCTCCCTGGAAGAGGATAGCAAGGTAGCTTACATTGTGTACGCGGACTTTTCTTATTTCACCAACCTGGGTATTAAGATGGCAGAGGGTCGTGATTTTGATACCCGTTTTCCTACTGATTCACTGGATGCTTTTGTGATCAATAAATCCGCGGTTAAAAAATTCGGATTAACTAAACCAATAGGCAGCCGTTTGGAATGGCGGGGCTCAAATGAACCAAGGAAAGGTACGGTGATAGGCGTGGTAGAAGATTTCAATTTTGAATCGCTAAGATTACCGGTTGGCCCTATGCTGGCAATGATCCGGCCGGGTTATGCGAGAGTACTTACTGTGCGGTTGGAATCGGGGGACAGGCAGGCACAGCTGGCCGGCATTGAAACTTTGTGGAATAAAATGATGCCGGCTTTTCCATTCAATTACTCATTCGTGGAAAACAGCCTGGCAGGTGAATATAAACAGGAGCAAAGGGATGGCAGTCTCTTTGGCGCTTATGCCGGCCTTGCTATTGTGATAGCCTGCATGGGTTTATTTGGACTGGCCATGCTCGTTGCGCGCCAGCGTACAAAAGAGATCGGCATCCGAAAAGTGCTGGGCGCCTCCATCACCAGCATCACGGCCTTACTTTCTAAAGACTTTATTCAACTCGTATTTATCGCTATACTCATTGCTTCTCCGATTGCCTGGTATGGCATGGATAAATGGCTGCAGGAGTTTGCATTCCATGTACCCATGCCATGGTGGGCGTTTGCGGCAGCTGGCGCCGGTGCGCTTATTATTGCGCTGGTCACCATCAGTTTTCAATCTGTTAAAGCAGCACTGCTGAATCCGGTTAAATCATTAAAATCTGAATGA
- a CDS encoding ABC transporter ATP-binding protein: MIRTVNLQKLFTTEEVETTALNGIYMDVQDGEFVAIMGPSGCGKSTLLNILGLLDNPSDGEYHFWDKEVARMSERQRAQLRKGHIGFVFQSFNLIDELTVFENVELPLLYLKVPSSERKKRVEEVLERMNIMHRRNHFPQQLSGGQQQRVAIARAVVAKPKLILADEPTGNLDSTNGEEVMKLLQELNDAGTTLIMVTHSPYDAGFAHRIVNLFDGKVVTENIKEQFHV; this comes from the coding sequence ATGATCAGAACAGTCAATTTACAAAAACTCTTTACCACTGAGGAAGTAGAAACCACTGCATTGAATGGTATTTATATGGATGTACAGGACGGTGAATTTGTTGCGATCATGGGGCCTTCCGGTTGTGGAAAATCAACACTGCTGAATATCCTGGGCCTGTTGGATAATCCTTCAGATGGGGAATATCATTTCTGGGATAAAGAGGTAGCCCGTATGAGTGAGCGCCAGCGCGCGCAGTTACGCAAAGGCCACATCGGTTTTGTATTCCAGAGTTTTAACCTCATAGATGAACTGACCGTTTTTGAAAATGTGGAGCTCCCACTGCTGTACCTCAAGGTACCTTCCAGCGAAAGGAAGAAAAGAGTGGAAGAAGTGCTGGAGCGTATGAATATCATGCACCGCCGCAATCACTTCCCGCAACAGCTTTCCGGCGGTCAGCAACAACGTGTGGCTATTGCCCGTGCTGTAGTGGCCAAGCCAAAACTGATCCTTGCGGATGAGCCTACCGGTAACCTGGATTCCACCAACGGGGAAGAAGTAATGAAATTACTCCAGGAACTGAACGATGCAGGTACCACGCTGATCATGGTAACGCACTCTCCCTACGATGCAGGGTTCGCACACCGTATTGTAAACCTCTTCGATGGTAAAGTGGTAACAGAAAACATTAAAGAACAATTTCACGTATAG
- a CDS encoding efflux RND transporter periplasmic adaptor subunit, with protein MDRQLKKKFWNKQRIFLIGGGSAVVLLILWSFIFADKRSKLNVEKDKITISKVSKGTYDEYIVVTAVVHPLKTIRLDAIEGGYVAYKFLEGGSMVKRGDSILRLENQRLMMDFVNRETEMYRLINELQNTRLRLRQDRFALEKTLSDLDYQVDQAKDIYERNNKLFKDKVVAEQEYLKTKRDYEKLVRQREIEVKSQDYQIDNSKTQIIQLEGTIARTQRNLQLMKENLSNLVVRAPVDGQLSSINVEVGTSIQAGQNIGQIDDLDGFKMRAEIDEHYISRVFAGLKAEFEFNGKKNEMTITKVYPEVKNSRFEVDMNFSTNAPEGIRRGQSSPIRLELGKSSEAILLPVGGFFSDTGGNWVYVVEKSGTRAVKRNITLGRKNPVYFEVLEGLQPGEQVITSSYENFGNKEVLEF; from the coding sequence ATGGATAGACAACTAAAAAAGAAATTCTGGAACAAACAACGCATCTTCCTTATCGGAGGCGGAAGTGCGGTAGTGCTGCTTATTTTGTGGAGCTTCATTTTTGCGGATAAAAGAAGCAAACTGAATGTTGAAAAAGATAAGATCACTATTTCCAAGGTCAGCAAAGGTACCTATGATGAATACATAGTAGTTACGGCAGTTGTGCATCCCCTTAAGACCATCCGCCTGGATGCCATCGAAGGAGGGTATGTAGCATATAAATTCCTGGAAGGAGGTAGTATGGTAAAACGCGGGGATTCCATCCTGCGCCTGGAAAACCAACGCCTGATGATGGACTTCGTGAACCGGGAAACAGAAATGTACCGCCTCATCAATGAACTGCAAAATACCCGCCTGCGTTTAAGGCAGGACAGGTTTGCCCTCGAAAAAACACTGAGTGACCTGGATTACCAGGTAGATCAGGCCAAAGATATCTACGAACGAAACAACAAACTGTTCAAGGATAAAGTGGTGGCAGAACAGGAATACCTGAAAACCAAAAGGGACTATGAAAAGCTGGTACGTCAGCGGGAAATAGAAGTAAAGTCCCAGGACTACCAGATAGATAACTCCAAAACCCAGATCATCCAGTTGGAAGGTACCATTGCCAGAACACAGCGTAACCTTCAGCTGATGAAGGAAAACCTGAGCAACCTGGTGGTAAGGGCCCCGGTGGACGGGCAGCTTTCTTCCATCAACGTGGAAGTAGGTACCAGCATCCAGGCCGGCCAGAACATTGGCCAGATAGATGACCTGGATGGATTTAAAATGAGAGCTGAGATCGATGAACATTATATCTCCAGGGTATTCGCAGGGCTTAAAGCAGAATTCGAATTCAATGGGAAGAAAAATGAAATGACGATCACTAAAGTATACCCTGAAGTAAAGAACAGCCGTTTTGAAGTAGACATGAATTTTTCAACAAATGCGCCGGAAGGGATCCGTCGCGGGCAATCCTCTCCTATCCGCCTCGAATTGGGAAAGTCGTCTGAAGCTATTTTATTGCCCGTGGGTGGTTTCTTTTCTGACACAGGAGGAAACTGGGTATATGTTGTAGAGAAGAGCGGCACGCGCGCCGTGAAACGCAACATTACCCTCGGTAGAAAAAATCCTGTTTACTTTGAAGTACTGGAAGGGCTTCAACCCGGAGAGCAGGTGATCACCTCATCTTATGAAAATTTCGGGAACAAGGAAGTACTGGAGTTTTAA
- a CDS encoding sigma-54-dependent transcriptional regulator: MSTQQGKILIVDDDVDVLRAARLLLKRHFAQVDFEKNPQKIPYLVSNFEYDVILLDMNFTRDLSSGKEGFEWLDKILDINPKATVVLFTAYGDVEMAVRAIKAGAVDFVLKPWENDKLLATIQTAVETHQAKQEKKTGGATLHTDNVLIGDSPAMQEVLETVSRVAGTDANILILGENGTGKDLLAKHIHALSQRKDKRFVSVDLGALSESLFESELFGHVKGAFTDARDDRNGRFEEANGGTIFLDEIGNISLPFQAKLLTVLQNRAVTRVGSNKALNVDVRLVCATNRNIQQMAAQNQFRQDLLYRVNTIEVHLPPLRERREDIVPLAEYFLGLYRKKYNRPVAFLHESLITQLEQYDWPGNIRELQHAIERAVILCQGKTLMPKDVFVKANAAPEQLDTGFNLEDMERNMISQALKKCNGNITDAAKELGLSRAALYRRMEKYNL, encoded by the coding sequence ATGAGTACCCAGCAAGGAAAAATTTTGATCGTTGATGATGATGTGGATGTTCTTAGGGCAGCACGCCTGTTATTAAAGCGCCATTTTGCGCAGGTGGATTTTGAAAAGAATCCCCAAAAGATCCCCTACCTGGTTAGCAATTTTGAATATGACGTGATCCTGCTGGACATGAACTTCACCCGCGACCTGAGTAGTGGCAAGGAAGGGTTTGAATGGCTGGATAAGATCCTGGACATCAACCCCAAAGCCACGGTGGTATTGTTCACCGCCTATGGAGATGTGGAAATGGCAGTCAGGGCCATCAAGGCCGGGGCGGTGGATTTTGTACTCAAACCCTGGGAAAACGACAAACTGCTGGCCACCATCCAAACGGCTGTGGAAACCCACCAGGCCAAACAGGAGAAAAAGACCGGCGGCGCCACTTTACATACAGATAATGTACTGATCGGGGACAGCCCTGCCATGCAGGAAGTGCTGGAAACTGTTTCCCGCGTTGCCGGAACAGATGCCAACATCCTGATCCTGGGAGAAAATGGTACGGGAAAAGATCTCCTGGCCAAACATATCCATGCCCTCAGCCAAAGAAAGGATAAACGCTTTGTGAGTGTGGACCTGGGCGCATTGAGCGAATCCCTCTTTGAAAGTGAGCTGTTCGGCCATGTGAAAGGAGCTTTTACAGATGCCCGGGATGATCGTAACGGAAGATTTGAAGAAGCAAACGGCGGCACCATTTTCCTGGATGAGATAGGGAACATCTCTCTTCCTTTCCAGGCAAAACTATTAACGGTATTGCAGAACAGGGCCGTTACACGCGTAGGCTCCAATAAAGCCCTGAATGTAGATGTACGGCTCGTTTGCGCCACCAACCGGAATATCCAGCAAATGGCCGCGCAGAACCAGTTCCGCCAGGATCTGCTGTACCGGGTAAATACCATCGAAGTGCATCTTCCCCCACTTCGTGAAAGAAGGGAAGATATTGTTCCGCTGGCCGAATATTTCCTCGGCCTTTACCGGAAAAAATATAACAGGCCCGTGGCATTCCTGCACGAATCTCTCATTACGCAACTGGAGCAATACGACTGGCCGGGCAATATCCGGGAACTGCAGCATGCCATTGAAAGGGCCGTGATCCTTTGCCAGGGCAAAACACTGATGCCCAAGGATGTGTTTGTAAAAGCAAATGCAGCACCGGAGCAACTGGATACTGGTTTTAACCTGGAGGACATGGAACGGAATATGATCTCGCAGGCTTTGAAAAAATGCAATGGCAATATCACGGATGCTGCCAAAGAATTAGGGCTAAGCCGCGCCGCCTTGTACAGAAGGATGGAAAAATACAATCTCTGA
- a CDS encoding sensor histidine kinase, whose product MNRFSLYILLRILLMITTIMAGCWLWWNNYQLVVILVVPLLLTQVFGLYYYLNRVNRKLTLFLEAIRYEDFSIRFSGDNKLGKSFSALNHQFNEVLEAFRQTRAEREANLKYIDTIIQHISIGVLSFDTDGKIELINPAAFRLMGIYRLRYLDELKTAHPDLSELLMQLPAGQKSLYATQNGQQLSIHAATVRLQGRLVKLISLQNIHAELQQKELEAWQNLTKILRHEIMNSVTPIVSLIGTMQDIVKYDMGEDNTEAVGDLKEALETIESRSKGIMDFVNAYRDYTTLPKPQFTNVNLKQLVNAVSNLLLPEMKAAGIIYRTHVSPDNIEIHADETQLQMVLINLIKNAMDALEHTAKPWITVKGTLGNAQQIVLEIADNGPGIEPEAMERIFIPFFTTKKKGSGIGLSLSQQIIQMHGGQLKVVSPPAKGTTFFVLLNT is encoded by the coding sequence ATGAACCGGTTCAGCCTTTATATCCTTTTGCGCATCCTTCTGATGATCACTACGATCATGGCAGGCTGCTGGCTTTGGTGGAATAATTATCAGCTGGTAGTGATCCTTGTGGTCCCGCTGTTGCTGACGCAGGTCTTTGGCCTGTATTATTACCTGAACAGGGTGAACCGTAAGCTCACTTTGTTCCTGGAGGCTATCCGTTATGAAGATTTTTCTATCCGTTTCAGCGGGGATAATAAACTGGGCAAAAGCTTCAGCGCCCTGAACCACCAGTTCAATGAAGTACTGGAAGCTTTCCGCCAGACCCGCGCAGAGCGGGAAGCCAACCTGAAATACATTGATACCATCATTCAGCATATCAGCATCGGCGTATTATCTTTTGATACAGATGGCAAGATAGAACTGATCAACCCTGCAGCTTTCCGCCTCATGGGCATTTACCGGCTCAGGTACCTGGATGAATTAAAGACCGCACATCCTGATCTTTCCGAACTATTAATGCAATTACCTGCCGGACAAAAATCACTGTATGCCACGCAGAATGGCCAGCAGCTTTCTATTCATGCGGCTACCGTAAGGTTGCAGGGCAGGCTGGTAAAACTTATTTCCCTGCAGAACATTCATGCGGAACTGCAACAGAAAGAGCTGGAAGCATGGCAGAACCTCACCAAGATCCTGCGCCATGAGATCATGAATTCTGTGACGCCTATTGTGAGCCTTATTGGTACTATGCAGGATATTGTGAAGTACGATATGGGGGAAGATAATACGGAAGCAGTAGGAGATCTGAAAGAAGCCCTGGAAACCATTGAGAGCCGTAGTAAAGGGATCATGGACTTTGTGAATGCCTATCGTGATTATACCACTTTACCCAAACCACAATTCACCAATGTTAACCTGAAACAGCTCGTGAACGCTGTGAGCAATCTGCTGCTACCTGAAATGAAAGCAGCGGGCATCATTTACCGCACACACGTTTCACCGGATAACATTGAGATCCATGCAGATGAAACCCAGCTGCAAATGGTACTGATCAATCTCATCAAAAATGCGATGGATGCGCTGGAACACACCGCCAAACCATGGATCACGGTAAAAGGAACTTTAGGAAATGCACAGCAGATCGTTCTTGAAATAGCGGACAATGGCCCGGGTATAGAACCGGAAGCTATGGAAAGGATCTTCATTCCCTTCTTTACCACCAAAAAGAAGGGCTCCGGTATTGGTCTGAGCCTTTCACAACAAATCATTCAAATGCACGGCGGCCAGTTAAAAGTAGTAAGCCCTCCTGCAAAGGGTACAACTTTTTTCGTATTGTTAAATACTTAA
- a CDS encoding lysoplasmalogenase has translation MQPKTWGAIYFLILLADLLIIVCDIPYARFVTKPLLMILLGCHCWWQAGGLYHPARNFIFTAIIFSWWGDVFLLFPDFFIPGLISFLLAHILYTGFFIWVKPKPKPGFTGWIVALLVLAYAGSFLRFLYPHLGALQAPVIAYTVVITTMLLSALFAFGLKKALWSKLCVAGATLFVLSDSILATEKFYMSFPGSSLLVMLTYGLAQWMIVDGSVKYLKTVK, from the coding sequence ATGCAACCAAAAACCTGGGGCGCTATTTACTTTCTGATACTATTGGCTGATCTGTTGATAATAGTATGTGATATTCCTTACGCCCGGTTCGTTACCAAACCTTTACTAATGATCCTGCTCGGCTGCCATTGCTGGTGGCAGGCAGGTGGTCTTTACCATCCCGCACGTAATTTCATTTTCACGGCTATTATATTCTCCTGGTGGGGCGATGTGTTCCTGCTCTTCCCTGATTTTTTCATTCCCGGCCTTATCAGTTTTCTGCTGGCGCATATCCTGTACACTGGTTTCTTTATATGGGTGAAACCAAAGCCCAAACCGGGTTTTACGGGCTGGATAGTGGCATTGCTTGTGCTGGCATACGCCGGTTCTTTCCTGCGTTTCCTCTACCCACACCTGGGAGCATTGCAGGCCCCGGTGATCGCTTATACGGTTGTGATCACCACCATGTTGCTTTCTGCTCTTTTTGCATTTGGTTTGAAAAAAGCACTGTGGAGTAAATTGTGTGTGGCTGGCGCTACCCTCTTTGTGTTATCTGATTCCATACTGGCCACTGAGAAATTCTATATGTCTTTTCCCGGCAGCTCCCTGTTGGTAATGTTAACTTATGGCCTGGCACAATGGATGATCGTAGACGGGAGTGTAAAATATCTCAAGACCGTAAAATAA
- a CDS encoding serine hydrolase domain-containing protein, whose amino-acid sequence MKTFALFILSCIISVSTYAQTWQDTLAKIESAFSRYTPETPGAQFTISRNGEIIFSKAWGIADLEHHVPLTTRSLIEAGSVSKQFTAAAILLLEQQGKLSLNDDVHKYIPELPDYGTPITLRQMMNHTSGLRDWGSIAELSGSPRGTKTYNNADALWMVCRQKELNNVPGAEYIYSNSNYLFLAIIVKRVTGRELSLFTRRNIFDPAGMKQSLWRAYKEVVPGRAMAYAQNGAKYINEMPNEDVYGPGGLLTTTEELVKWVLFYTGGKLGNPSLFPEQTKKTPLNNGNVNDYTAGLVLTRLNGQDAIVHSGATASYRANLEYFPEQGLVFAFLSNTSAFDSAPTNAASLARNIFVPEPAGSPSTKPAVPPYAVTEEKLRSYEGWYRNPRNGAGTKVVVTDGKLGFMGDVSMTALGKDLFRAENRRIEFLPGGFRQTTPNKDTVFFTAVEFANINKDSDAARYTGEYYSEETEFRCFIEAEGTTLKLVLKPETKMTLTPQYKDGFRSPWGSLYFVRDAQNKITGFKVSQSRARNVSFIKVK is encoded by the coding sequence ATGAAAACCTTCGCCCTGTTCATCCTTTCCTGCATTATTTCTGTGAGTACATATGCGCAGACCTGGCAGGATACCCTCGCAAAAATAGAATCCGCTTTCAGCAGGTATACACCGGAAACACCGGGTGCACAATTCACCATCAGCAGGAACGGAGAGATCATTTTCTCGAAAGCATGGGGTATAGCGGACCTGGAGCATCACGTTCCCCTCACTACAAGATCGTTGATAGAAGCTGGTTCTGTAAGCAAACAATTTACCGCCGCCGCTATCCTGTTATTGGAGCAACAGGGAAAACTTTCTTTGAATGACGATGTGCATAAATACATTCCGGAGTTACCGGATTATGGAACGCCCATTACGTTACGGCAAATGATGAATCACACCAGCGGCCTGCGCGACTGGGGGAGCATTGCCGAGTTATCAGGCTCGCCCCGCGGCACCAAAACCTACAATAATGCAGATGCATTATGGATGGTATGCCGTCAGAAGGAGTTGAACAATGTTCCCGGTGCAGAATATATTTATAGCAACTCAAATTATCTTTTCCTGGCCATCATTGTAAAAAGAGTAACCGGCAGAGAATTGTCTCTATTCACCCGCAGGAATATTTTTGATCCGGCAGGCATGAAACAATCTTTATGGCGCGCTTATAAAGAAGTAGTGCCGGGCCGCGCGATGGCGTATGCACAAAACGGTGCGAAATACATCAATGAAATGCCGAATGAGGATGTGTATGGCCCCGGAGGTTTACTCACCACAACAGAAGAATTAGTGAAGTGGGTATTGTTCTATACCGGCGGCAAATTGGGCAATCCTTCCCTCTTTCCTGAACAGACAAAGAAAACACCGCTGAATAATGGTAACGTGAATGATTACACTGCGGGCTTAGTGCTTACAAGGTTGAACGGACAGGATGCTATTGTGCATAGCGGCGCTACTGCCAGCTATCGCGCAAACCTTGAATATTTCCCTGAACAGGGGCTTGTTTTTGCTTTCCTCAGTAATACTTCTGCATTTGACAGCGCTCCCACTAATGCCGCCAGCCTGGCCAGGAATATCTTTGTTCCGGAACCCGCAGGCAGCCCTTCTACAAAGCCGGCCGTACCGCCCTATGCCGTTACCGAAGAAAAATTAAGAAGTTATGAAGGCTGGTACAGAAACCCGAGAAATGGGGCCGGCACCAAAGTGGTGGTAACGGACGGTAAATTGGGCTTCATGGGAGATGTATCCATGACAGCTCTTGGTAAAGATCTCTTCAGAGCAGAAAACAGGAGAATTGAATTCCTGCCTGGCGGTTTCCGCCAGACCACTCCTAACAAGGATACCGTTTTTTTTACAGCTGTTGAATTCGCGAACATTAACAAAGACAGTGATGCCGCCAGGTATACGGGAGAATATTATTCTGAAGAAACGGAATTCCGTTGCTTTATTGAGGCAGAAGGCACTACGCTTAAGCTGGTGTTAAAACCTGAAACTAAAATGACCCTTACCCCCCAATACAAGGATGGCTTCAGATCTCCCTGGGGATCCTTGTATTTTGTGCGGGATGCACAGAATAAGATAACAGGGTTTAAAGTCTCCCAATCCCGTGCGCGGAATGTATCCTTTATTAAGGTGAAATAA
- the nadB gene encoding L-aspartate oxidase — protein sequence MHQTDFLVVGSGIAGLTYALKVAEQCPDKKVTIITKTREDETNTKYAQGGVAVVNDLENDSFEKHIEDTLIAGDGLCNEKIVEIVVKEGPDRVNELIAWGANFDKAPDGDYALGKEGGHSEFRVIHHKDVTGKEIERALLEAIRRKSNIELITHCFVVELITQHHLGYLVTKSTLDIECYGIYVLNLKTNKIEKILSRVTLLATGGNGQVYRTTTNPVIATGDGVAMVYRAKGRIENMEFIQFHPTALYQPNESPSFLITEAVRGDGGILRNKNGEDFMHKYDPRLSLAPRDIVARAIDSEMKITGTEHVYLDCRHMDMEKFIHHFPNIYEKCKSLGIDVAKDMIPVAPAAHYSCGGIKTDDMGRTSIRHLYACGECASTGLHGANRLASNSLLEAMVFAHRCYLDAVRVIESTSFQESIPDWNTLGTTAPKEMILITQSLKELKQIMSDYVGIVRTNVRIERAMRRLDILHLETESLYRETAVSPQLCELRNLITAGYLIVKGAAFRKESRGLHYNTDYPYKSELVQNIIL from the coding sequence ATGCATCAAACAGATTTCCTGGTAGTAGGTTCCGGGATTGCAGGGCTCACTTATGCATTGAAAGTGGCAGAGCAATGTCCGGATAAAAAGGTAACCATCATTACCAAAACCCGAGAGGACGAGACGAATACCAAGTACGCTCAGGGCGGCGTTGCCGTAGTGAACGACCTGGAGAACGACAGCTTTGAAAAACACATCGAAGATACCCTCATTGCCGGCGATGGGCTCTGTAATGAAAAGATCGTGGAGATAGTGGTGAAAGAAGGGCCGGACCGTGTGAATGAACTGATAGCCTGGGGCGCCAATTTTGATAAAGCGCCGGACGGAGATTATGCATTAGGCAAGGAAGGCGGCCACTCTGAATTCCGGGTGATCCATCATAAGGATGTTACCGGTAAGGAAATTGAAAGGGCACTCCTGGAAGCCATCCGCCGTAAAAGCAATATAGAACTCATTACGCATTGCTTTGTGGTGGAATTGATCACGCAGCACCATCTCGGATACCTCGTTACAAAATCTACACTTGATATTGAGTGTTACGGCATCTATGTGCTAAACCTCAAAACCAATAAAATAGAAAAGATCCTTTCCCGCGTTACGCTCCTGGCCACAGGTGGTAACGGACAGGTATACCGTACCACTACCAACCCTGTTATTGCTACAGGAGACGGCGTGGCCATGGTATATCGTGCAAAGGGCCGGATAGAGAACATGGAATTCATCCAGTTCCATCCCACCGCATTGTATCAACCTAATGAAAGTCCTTCTTTCCTGATCACAGAAGCCGTTCGCGGCGATGGCGGAATTTTGCGTAATAAGAACGGGGAAGACTTTATGCATAAATATGACCCGCGTCTTTCCCTGGCTCCCCGGGATATAGTAGCCAGGGCAATTGACAGTGAAATGAAGATCACGGGTACGGAACATGTGTACCTTGATTGCCGTCATATGGACATGGAAAAGTTCATTCACCACTTCCCAAACATTTACGAAAAGTGTAAGTCGCTGGGAATTGATGTGGCAAAGGATATGATCCCTGTTGCCCCGGCAGCGCATTACAGCTGCGGAGGGATTAAAACAGACGACATGGGCCGCACTTCCATCCGCCACCTGTATGCCTGCGGAGAATGCGCCAGCACGGGTTTACATGGCGCTAACCGGCTTGCCTCCAATTCTCTGCTGGAAGCCATGGTGTTTGCGCACCGTTGTTACCTGGATGCCGTAAGAGTGATCGAAAGCACTTCTTTCCAGGAAAGTATACCGGACTGGAATACGCTGGGCACCACAGCGCCAAAGGAAATGATCCTGATCACACAAAGTCTCAAGGAACTGAAACAGATCATGAGTGACTATGTAGGGATCGTTCGTACCAATGTGCGGATAGAACGTGCCATGCGCAGGCTGGACATCCTTCACCTGGAAACGGAATCCCTTTACCGCGAAACAGCGGTTTCTCCTCAGCTCTGTGAATTGCGGAACCTTATCACAGCAGGTTACCTGATCGTGAAAGGAGCCGCCTTCCGTAAAGAAAGCAGGGGTTTACATTACAATACTGATTATCCGTATAAGAGCGAATTGGTGCAGAACATTATTTTGTAG